A region from the Vicia villosa cultivar HV-30 ecotype Madison, WI linkage group LG3, Vvil1.0, whole genome shotgun sequence genome encodes:
- the LOC131659141 gene encoding uncharacterized protein LOC131659141 → MTTTQTQTNKVFLNQNVHTNEQIKQLATKVDALAIHNKMLETQISQVAQQQAPTAAPAGTFPGKPQPNPKGHAHAIILRSGREMDKPTDPRLKNSAMFQSPSKTTEEESGPKDKPSNPKKKEAKEGETEEKEAPYVPPPPYKPPILYPQRFKKSKSIGQFKKFVELLKQLNITIPFTEAITQIPSYAKFLKEILSNKKKIEDNETVTLTAECSAIIQNKMPPKMKDPGSFSIPCNIGKSVIDKALCDLGASISLIPLSICKKLNMGDLRPTKMSVQLADRSVKYLVGVLQNVPVRIGQFYIPTYFIIMDIKEDVNTPIILGRPFLATAGAIIGVKKGKLTFEVDEEKVEFILTQFLQAPAIEDTCYLVDVIDECVREIGLLEEYYSEVIKIPMPLIFEDDNWRSEYRDDSLSECLALTPNPMPCPKKPTLDLKPLPKTLRYEFLDNELKRPVIVNAELGGTETEKLL, encoded by the coding sequence atgacaaccactCAAACTCAGACTAATAAGGTTTTTCTAAACCAAAACGTACACACCAATGAGCAAATCAAACAGTTAGCGACTAAAGTAGACGCGTTGGCCATTCACAATAAGATGCTTGAAACACAAATCTCTCAAGTGgcacaacaacaagcacctactgcagCACCTGCCGGGACATTTCCTGGAAAGCCACAACCGAATCCGAAAGGACATGCTCATGCTATTATTCTGCGAAGTGGTAGAGAGATGGACAAACCGACTGACCCTAGGCTTAAAAACTCTGCTATGTTCCAAAGCCCTAGTAAAACAACTGAGGAGGAAAGTGGACCCAAAGATAAACCAAGTAACCCAAAAAAGAAAGAGGCCAAGGAAGGCGAGACAGAGGAAAAAGAAGCGCCATATGTACCTCCACCACCCTATAAACCACCTATTTTGTACCCTCAAAGATTCAAAAAATCTAAAAGCATAGGGCAGTTTAAGAAATTTGTAGAACTTCTTAAACAATTGAACATTACAATTCCTTTTACAGAAGCTATTACACAAATTCCCTCATATGCTAAATTTCTAAAAGAAATCCTATCgaataagaaaaaaatagaagACAATGAGACCGTAACACTCACCGCCGAATGCAGTGcaataatccaaaataaaatgcCACCTAAGATGAAAGACCCAGGAAGTTTCTCCATACCTTGCAATATAGGAAAATCTGTCATAGACAAAGCTCtgtgcgacttaggagctagTATTAGCCTAATCCCTTTGTCCATTTGCAAGAAACTTAACATGGGAGACCTAAGACCAACCAAAATGTCAGTACAACTTGCAGACCGTTCTGTTAAGTATCTTGTAGGTGTTCTTCAAAATGTACCCGTCCGCATCGGACAATTCTACATTCCTACATATTTCATAATTATGGACATAAAGGAAGACGTCAATACCCCTATAATTTTAGGAAGACCGTTTCTGGCCACAGCTGGAGCTATTATAGGCGTAAAGAAAGGCAAGTTGACATTCGAAGTAGATGAGGAGAAGGTCGAATTTATTCTAACACAATTCCTTCAAGCCCCAGCTATAGAAGATACATGCTATCTGGTGGACGTTATTGATGAATGTGTAAGAGAGATAGGATTATTAGAAGAATATTACTCTGAAGTTATAAAGATTCCAATGCCCTTGATTTTCGAAGATGACAATTGGCGTTCAGAATATCGAGACGATAGCTTAagcgaatgcttagctttaacaccCAACCCTATGCCTTGCCCTAAGAAACCAACCTTGGACCTTAAGCCATTACCCAAGACTCTTAGATATGAATTCCTAGACAATGAGCTCAAAAGACCAGTAATAGTCAACGCAGAGTTAGGAGGAACTGAAACTGAAAAACTGTTATAA
- the LOC131659140 gene encoding uncharacterized protein LOC131659140 — translation MLETQISLVAQQQATNSVPAGSFPGQPQPNPKGNANAITLRSGTELDGPIDPRLQNPTMYQKPDKATEKPREQPETKKEDENEEASEKEKPYVPPPPYKPPIPYPQRLAKSKNEGQFKKFVELLKQLNVTIPFIEAITQMPSYAKFLKEILSNKKKIVENETVTLTAECNTIIQNNVPPKLKDPGSISIPCVIGKFVIDKALCDLGASVSLMPLSICEKLKLGELRPTRMSLQLADRSVKFPVGMLENVPVRIGQFYISLTSS, via the coding sequence ATGTTAGAAACTCAGATTTCTCTAGTGGCCCAACAACAAGCAACTAATTCTGTACCTGCTGGATCGTTTCCTggtcaaccacaacctaatcctaaaggaaaCGCTAATGccataacactacgaagtggaactgaGTTAGATGGACCAATCGATCCAAGGCTTCAGAACCCAACCATGTATCAGAAACCTGATAAAGCGACTGAAAAACCAAGAGAACAACCTGAAACTAAAAAGGAGGATGAGAATGAAGAGGCATCTGAAAAGGAGAAACCTTATGTGCCTCCCCCACCATATAAACCACCGATTCCATATCCTCAAAGACTTGCTAAGTCTAAGAATGAGGGCCAATTTAAGAAATTCGTAGAGCTTCTGAAGCAACTAAATGTTACCATTCCTTTCATAGAAGCTATTACCCAAATGCCCTCATATGCTAAGTTCCTCAAGGAGATCTTGTCCAATAAGAAGAAGATAGTAGAGAATGAAACTGTTACGCTAACTGCTGAGTGTAACACTATAATTCAAAACAACGTGCCTCCTAAACTAAAAGACCCTGGTAGTATCTCTATACCTTGTGTAATTGGGAAATTTGTAATAGACAAAGCCTTATGTgatttaggagccagtgttagtttaatgcctttatccatttgTGAAAAACTCAAACTAGGTGAATTGAGACCGACAAGGATGTCTTTGCAATTAGCTGATCGATCTGTTAAATTTCCCGTAGGAATGCTCGAAAATGTACCTGTTCGCATAGGACAATTCTATATCTCactgacttcatcataa